A genomic region of Raphanus sativus cultivar WK10039 chromosome 6, ASM80110v3, whole genome shotgun sequence contains the following coding sequences:
- the LOC108807299 gene encoding putative H/ACA ribonucleoprotein complex subunit 1-like protein 1, protein MRPPMGGGGFRGRGGRDGGGGRFGGGGGRFGGGGGRFGGGGRGGGRFGGFRDEGPPEEVVEVATFVHACEGDAVTKLCQEKIPYFNAPIYLQNKTQIGKVDEIFGAINESLFSIKMMEGIVATSYAPGDKFFIDPAKLLPLARFLPQPKGQSAGGRGGRGGRGGFSRGRGGPSRGGGGFRGRGPPGRGRGFPSRGGGRGGFRGRGGRF, encoded by the exons atgagacCACCAATGGGAGGAGGCGGGTTCAggggaagaggaggaagagacggCGGCGGCGGTAGAttcggtggaggaggaggacgaTTCGGTGGCGGCGGTGGACGTTTCGGTGGCGGCGGACGCGGAGGCGGTCGCTTTGGCGGGTTTAGAGACGAAGGGCCTCCTGAAGAAGTCGTGG AGGTTGCAACTTTCGTTCATGCCTGTGAGGGAGATGCTGTGACCAAACTCTGTCAGGAGAAGATTCCTTATTTCAATGCTCCTATCTACCTCCAGAACAAGACTCAGATTGGCAAAGTTGATGAGATCTTTGGCGCAATCAATGAATCT TTGTTTTCTATCAAAATGATGGAAGGTATTGTAGCCACCTCGTATGCTCCTGGAGACAAGTTCTTCATCGACCCTGCAAAGCTTTTGCCCCTCGCTAGGTTCCTTCCTCAGCCTAA GGGTCAATCAGCTGGTGGCCGTGGTGGCCGTGGTGGTCGTGGAGGATTCTCGAGAGGCAGAGGAGGTCCttcaagaggaggaggaggtttcAGAGGTAGAGGTCCTCCAGGACGCGGTAGAGGATTTCCCTCACGAGGTGGTGGTCGTGGAGGCTTCagaggcagaggaggaagaTTCTAG
- the LOC108809790 gene encoding probable glutamate dehydrogenase 3 translates to MNALAATNRNFKLASRLLGLDSKLEKSLLIPFREIKVECTIPKDDGTLASFIGFRVQHDNARGPMKGGIRYHPEVEPDEVNALAQLMTWKTAVAKIPYGGAKGGIGCDPSELSISELERLTRVFTQKIHDLIGIHTDVPAPDMGTGPQTMAWMLDEYSKFHGHSPAVVTGKPIDLGGSLGRDAATGRGVLFATEALLNEHGKSISGQRFVIQGFGNVGSWAAKLINEKGGKIVAVSDVTGAIKNKNGIDISGLLEHTEENRGIKGFDGADSIDSDSVLVDDCDILIPAALGGVINRDNANEIKAKFIIEGANHPTDPEADEILKKKGVVILPDIYANSGGVTVSYFEWVQNIQGFMWEEEKVNKELQNYMTRGFKDLKDMCKTHSCDLRMGAFTLGVNRVARATVIRGWGS, encoded by the exons ATGAATGCTTTGGCAGCAACCAACAGAAACTTCAAGCTAGCTTCTAGGCTGCTTGGTTTGGACTCAAAGCTTGAGAAAAGTCTTCTCATTCCCTTCAGAGAAATCAAG GTGGAATGTACCATACCGAAAGACGATGGAACTCTTGCATCATTCATTGGATTCAGAGTTCAACATGACAACGCAAGAGGTCCAATGAAAGGTGGCATCAGATATCATCCAGAG GTAGAACCGGATGAAGTAAACGCGTTGGCTCAACTTATGACATGGAAAACCGCAGTGGCTAAGATACCTTATGGTGGAGCCAAAGGAGGTATTGGTTGTGATCCTAGCGAGCTAAGCATCTCAGAGCTTGAACGTTTGACTCGAGTTTTCACACAGAAGATCCATGATCTCATTGGGATTCATACCGATGTTCCAGCTCCTGATATGGGAACCGGTCCTCAG ACAATGGCGTGGATGCTTGATGAATACTCAAAGTTCCATGGACACTCTCCTGCTGTTGTGACAGGAAAACCCATT GATCTTGGTGGATCTCTTGGGAGAGATGCTGCTACAGGAAGAGGAGTGTTGTTTGCAACAGAAGCTTTACTCAATGAACATGGAAAGAGCATATCTGGACAACGATTCGTCATCCAG ggttttggaaATGTAGGTTCTTGGGCGGCTAAGTTGATAAATGAAAAAGGTGGGAAGATTGTGGCTGTGAGCGACGTCACAGGAGCAATCAAGAACAAGAATGGTATCGATATCTCTGGTTTGCTCGAGCACACTGAAGAAAACAGAGGAATCAAAGGGTTTGATGGTGCTGATTCTATTGATTCTGATTCGGTTCTAGTTGACGATTGTGATATCCTGATCCCTGCAGCTCTAGGAGGCGTCATCAACAG GGATAATGCAAATGAGATTAAAGCAAAATTCATCATAGAAGGTGCTAATCACCCAACTGATCCTGAGGCTGACGAG ATATTGAAGAAGAAAGGTGTTGTGATCCTCCCAGATATATACGCAAACTCCGGAGGAGTTACAGTAAGTTACTTCGAGTGGGTTCAG AACATACAAGGATTCATGTGGGAAGAGGAAAAGGTGAACAAGGAGCTACAAAACTACATGACTCGCGGCTTCAAGGATTTGAAAGACATGTGCAAGACACACTCTTGTGATCTCCGTATGGGAGCTTTCACCCTCGGTGTCAACCGTGTCGCTCGAGCTACCGTTATCAGAGGTTGGGGATCTTGA
- the LOC108806496 gene encoding uncharacterized protein LOC108806496 isoform X1: MILKPLHMGERIHKPHLAPIIQKISLSQILTEPPMRSAQEEMDLEEWELLPSPKNSFKDLDHDEDHHGDMVMDYFLCPSAQQEPLHKIESPPRSKVIPTKLLQVPIAWEPMLDHENNKIPNDPGPTQTLLTDSVLSPTVSFKKTKETEFADMKVDPPARITSPVSLIDAAKPSDSEGSDDVREKKEDDDVRSDHGGGEKANLWKIGLNGIGAICSFGVAAAAATVCVLFLGHNDIKVCKNKNHKLRFQIYSDDNKQMREAVNHATKVNEAIFAMKGVPVVRAQISFGGYYDGL; encoded by the exons ATGATCTTGAAACCACTTCACATGGGAGAGAGGATACACAAACCCCACTTGGCTCCAATAATTCAAAAGATCTCACTTTCTCAAATTCTGACCGAGCCTCCAATGAGATCGGCTCAAGAAGAGATGGATCTTGAGGAATGGGAGTTACTCCCCAGTCCCAAGAACAGCTTCAAGGATCTTGATCACGACGAGGATCATCATGGAGACATGGTTATGGACTACTTCCTCTGTCCATCTGCTCAACAAGAACCTCTCCACAAGATAGAGTCTCCTCCAAGATCCAAAGTGATCCCCACAAAGCTCCTCCAAGTTCCCATAGCTTGGGAACCCATGTTGGATCACGAGAACAATAAGATACCTAATGACCCGGGTCCAACACAGACCCTTTTGACGGACTCTGTTCTGTCACCAACAGTATCCTTCAAGAAAACGAAGGAAACCGAATTTGCCGACATGAAAGTGGACCCACCAGCAAGGATCACGAGTCCTGTGTCTTTGATCGATGCTGCGAAACCCTCTGATTCCGAAGGAAGTGATGACGTgcgagagaagaaagaagatgatgatgtgAGGAGTGATCATGGTGGTGGTGAGAAGGCTAATCTGTGGAAGATTGGTCTGAATGGGATCGGAGCAATATGCTCTTTTGGTGTTGCAGCAGCTGCAGCTACCGTGTGTGTCTTATTCCTCGGACACAACGACATCAAAGTTTGTAAGAACAAAAACCACAAACTTAGGTTTCAGATTTACTCCGATGATAACAAG CAGATGAGGGAAGCTGTGAATCATGCAACAAAGGTCAATGAAGCAATCTTTGCCATGAAAGGTGTTCCTGTCGTAAGAGCTCAAATATCTTTTGGAGGTTACTACGATGGACTTTGA
- the LOC108806496 gene encoding uncharacterized protein LOC108806496 isoform X2, whose protein sequence is MILKPLHMGERIHKPHLAPIIQKISLSQILTEPPMRSAQEEMDLEEWELLPSPKNSFKDLDHDEDHHGDMVMDYFLCPSAQQEPLHKIESPPRSKVIPTKLLQVPIAWEPMLDHENNKIPNDPGPTQTLLTDSVLSPTVSFKKTKETEFADMKVDPPARITSPVSLIDAAKPSDSEGSDDVREKKEDDDVRSDHGGGEKANLWKIGLNGIGAICSFGVAAAAATVCVLFLGHNDIKVCKNKNHKLRFQIYSDDNKMREAVNHATKVNEAIFAMKGVPVVRAQISFGGYYDGL, encoded by the exons ATGATCTTGAAACCACTTCACATGGGAGAGAGGATACACAAACCCCACTTGGCTCCAATAATTCAAAAGATCTCACTTTCTCAAATTCTGACCGAGCCTCCAATGAGATCGGCTCAAGAAGAGATGGATCTTGAGGAATGGGAGTTACTCCCCAGTCCCAAGAACAGCTTCAAGGATCTTGATCACGACGAGGATCATCATGGAGACATGGTTATGGACTACTTCCTCTGTCCATCTGCTCAACAAGAACCTCTCCACAAGATAGAGTCTCCTCCAAGATCCAAAGTGATCCCCACAAAGCTCCTCCAAGTTCCCATAGCTTGGGAACCCATGTTGGATCACGAGAACAATAAGATACCTAATGACCCGGGTCCAACACAGACCCTTTTGACGGACTCTGTTCTGTCACCAACAGTATCCTTCAAGAAAACGAAGGAAACCGAATTTGCCGACATGAAAGTGGACCCACCAGCAAGGATCACGAGTCCTGTGTCTTTGATCGATGCTGCGAAACCCTCTGATTCCGAAGGAAGTGATGACGTgcgagagaagaaagaagatgatgatgtgAGGAGTGATCATGGTGGTGGTGAGAAGGCTAATCTGTGGAAGATTGGTCTGAATGGGATCGGAGCAATATGCTCTTTTGGTGTTGCAGCAGCTGCAGCTACCGTGTGTGTCTTATTCCTCGGACACAACGACATCAAAGTTTGTAAGAACAAAAACCACAAACTTAGGTTTCAGATTTACTCCGATGATAACAAG ATGAGGGAAGCTGTGAATCATGCAACAAAGGTCAATGAAGCAATCTTTGCCATGAAAGGTGTTCCTGTCGTAAGAGCTCAAATATCTTTTGGAGGTTACTACGATGGACTTTGA
- the LOC108838418 gene encoding 5'-adenylylsulfate reductase-like 5 — MDSRLPFLLLTIAVSSCFPSGFASSSSSVCNHEFELFRFDLDSKCSPSMYPAPPIELDGDSLDRLMALNHDGNAYVSVLFYASWCPFSRALRPKFDMLSSMFPQIQHLAVDHSQALPSVFSRYGIHSLPSILMVNQTSKARYHGRKDLTSLIEFYEESTGLKPVQYVAEAEPTASLDAGDGNLITWLRKGTSISEIFKGDPFLVLSLLFICLQMAIHVFPMAEPRLRALWASYVPNLNLERFGEVSQVFSRALHMVDVRRLWLKLTLVKTRSFSERAKNAQAWASSLASVSLGQTSSSQSS, encoded by the exons ATGGATTCTCGTCTTCCGTTTCTCCTCCTCACCATAGCTGTCTCATCATGCTTTCCCTCTGGGTTCGCTTCATCATCGTCGTCGGTTTGCAATCACGAATTCGAGCTTTTCCGGTTCGATTTAGACTCCAAATGCTCTCCTTCTATGTATCCAGCTCCTCCTATCGAg TTAGATGGAGACTCACTGGACAGGTTAATGGCTTTGAATCATGATGGAAATGCTTATGTGTCTGTGCTCTTCTATGCTTCCTGGTGCCCCTTCTCACGTGCTCTGCGCCCTAAGTTTGATATGTTGAGTTCCATGTTCCCTCAGATACAGCACCTAGCTGTGGATCATTCTCAAGCACTACCATC TGTCTTTTCAAGGTATGGTATCCATAGCCTACCTTCAATCCTGATGGTTAATCAAACTTCAAAAGCGCGGTACCATGGTAGAAAGGATCTTACATCCTTGATTGAGTTTTATGAGGAATCAACAG gTCTCAAACCTGTTCAGTACGTGGCTGAAGCGGAACCAACAGCCAGCTTAGACGCTGGAGATGGTAATCTGATCACATGGTTACGCAAAGGGACATCTATAAGCGAAATATTCAAGGGAGATCCATTCTTGGTGCTGTCTCTGCTGTTTATCTGTTTACAAATGGCAATCCATGTCTTCCCCATGGCAGAACCGCGTTTAAGAGCGTTGTGGGCTTCTTATGTTCCCAATCTTAACCTGGAAAGATTTGGAGAGGTAAGCCAAGTGTTCAGCCGCGCTCTTCACATGGTGGACGTGAGGAGGCTGTGGTTGAAACTAACGCTCGTCAAAACAAGGAGCTTCAGTGAGAGGGCAAAGAATGCTCAAGCATGGGCTTCGTCGCTAGCATCTGTCTCTCTAGGCCAGACTTCATCAAGCCAGTCCTCTTGA
- the LOC108813392 gene encoding protein EMBRYO SAC DEVELOPMENT ARREST 30 isoform X1 gives MVFRSRIKWIALLVLILSVGSLLVHLSITKSSSVQLASYARGTLWQDFDSLLGAQDFRNKHLWRPVKSLESLQPYANPRNSYPAPSSTNNGFIYAKIFGGFDKIRSSICDLVTISRLLNATLIIPELQESLRSKGISNKFKSFSYLYDEEQFISFLKNDVIVAKALPESLKAARKRNEFPLFKPKNSASTKFYLEEVLPKLKKANVIGLVVSDGGCLQSTLPASMPELQRLRCRVAFHALQLRSEIQVLGKKMVDRLRRSGQPFLAYHPGLVRDKLAYHGCAELFQDLHSELIQYRRAQMIKQKFISEELIVDSHLRRDNGLCPLMPEEVGILLKALGYSQKAIIYLAGSEMFGGQRVLIPLRAMFPHLVDRTSLCSTEELSELVGPETPLPESTYKMPHRKSDKQLKEEWNKAGPRPRPLPPPPDRPIYQHEKEGWYGWLTENDTEPTPSLMDFRNQAHRLLWDALDFVVSVESDVFLPGFNNDGSGLPDFSSLVMGQRLYERPSSRTYRLDRKVIQELFNITREDMYHPNRNWTVRVREHLNSSLGESGIIRQSMFSKPRLFLSHPLPECSCRTSPLEDSRQIRSDDGRFLYGGEDECPKWMKSAGVEKSKTDDGDQPDYEHDLLTEQSETDEEFAKSKVASAFDQDEEWDPNDK, from the exons ATGGTGTTCAGATCCAGGATAAAATGGATTGCGCTCTTGGTGCTCATCTTATCAGTGGGTTCTCTCCTCGTTCATCTCTCCATCACAAAGTCTTCATCTGTGCAGTTGGCTTCTTATGCGAGAGGCACTCTTTGGCAAGATTTTGATTCTTTGTTAGGTGCTCAG GATTTTAGAAATAAGCACTTGTGGCGGCCTGTTAAATCGTTGGAGTCCTTGCAGCCTTATGCCAATCCTAGAAACAGTTATCCTG CGCCCAGTTCAACAAACAACGGCTTTATTTACGCAAAGATATTTGGTGGATTTGACAAGATCAGATCTTCT ATATGTGATCTTGTCACCATCTCCAGGCTTCTAAATGCTACTCTTATCATTCCAGAGCTTCAAGAAAGTCTTCGCTCCAAAGGCATCAG CAACAAGTTCAAGAGTTTCTCCTATCTTTATGATGAAGAGCAGTTTATATCCTTTCTCAAAAATGATGTTATAGTTGCCAAGGCACTCCCTGAGAGCTTGAAAGCCGCGAGAAAAAGGAATGAGTTTCCTCTTTTTAAGCCCAAAAACTCTGCATCAACAAAATTCTACCTCGAGGAAGTTTTGCCAAAACTAAAGAAAGCGAATGTTATTGGATTGGTCGTCTCTGATGGGGGATGCTTGCAG TCCACTTTGCCAGCTTCAATGCCTGAACTTCAGAGACTAAGGTGTAGAGTTGCCTTCCATGCCCTCCAGCTTCGTTCAGAAATCCAGGTGCTGGGCAAGAAGATGGTTGACAG GCTACGTAGATCAGGTCAACCCTTCCTAGCTTATCATCCTGGCTTAGTGAGGGACAAATTGGCATATCATGGATGTGCTGAGCTTTTCCAG GATCTTCACAGTGAACTCATTCAGTATCGGCGGGCTCAGATGATCAAGCAGAAGTTTATTTCAGAAGAACTTATTGTTGACTCACACTTACGCAGGGACAATGGCTTATGTCCTCTCATGCCAGAAGAG GTTGGAATTCTTTTGAAAGCATTGGGTTATTCTCAAAAGGCGATTATATACTTAGCTGGTTCCGAAATGTTTGGCGGCCAACGTGTTTTGATTCCTCTGCGTGCCATGTTCCCTCATTTAGTGGATCGGACTTCCTTATGCAGTACAGAAGAATTATCAGAATTGGTTGGTCCTGAGACGCCTCTTCCAGAAAGTACATACAAAATGCCTCATAGAAAAAGCGATAAGCAGCTCAAAGAAGAGTGGAACAAGGCAGGTCCTCGGCCTAGGCCTCTCCCTCCTCCTCCAGACAGACCTATCTACCAGCACGAAAAAGAAGGGTGGTATGGTTGGCTTACAGAGAATGATACAGAACCAACCCCTTCACTTATGGATTTTAGGAATCAAGCACACAGGCTACTGTGGGATGCGCTTGACTTCGTTGTATCTGTAGAATCTGATGTGTTTCTCCCTGGTTTCAACAACGATGGTAGTGGGTTGCCAGATTTTTCGAGCTTGGTGATGGGTCAGAGGCTCTATGAAAGACCCTCATCACGAACATATAGACTGGACAG GAAAGTTATTCAAGAACTTTTCAACATTACACGTGAGGACATGTACCATCCCAACCGTAACTGGACAGTTCGTGTGAGGGAACATCTTAACTCAAGTTTGGGTGAAAGTGGGATTATCAGGCAGTCTATGTTTTCGAAACCCAGGTTGTTTCTTTCACATCCACTTCCTGAATGCTCATGCAGAACATCTCCCCTTGAAGATTCCAGACAAATACGAAGTGACGACGGCAGATTTCTCTATGGAGGTGAGGATGAATGTCCTAAATGGATGAAATCAGCTGGGGTGGAAAAGAGTAAAACCGATGATGGTGATCAGCCTGATTATGAACATGACCTTCTCACTGAACAGTCAGAAACTGATGAAGAATTTGCTAAAAGTAAGGTGGCTTCAGCTTTTGACCAGGATGAAGAATGGGATCCCAATGACAAGTAA
- the LOC108813392 gene encoding protein EMBRYO SAC DEVELOPMENT ARREST 30 isoform X2: protein MPILETVILRPVQQTTALFTQRYLVDLTRSDLLLLNATLIIPELQESLRSKGISNKFKSFSYLYDEEQFISFLKNDVIVAKALPESLKAARKRNEFPLFKPKNSASTKFYLEEVLPKLKKANVIGLVVSDGGCLQSTLPASMPELQRLRCRVAFHALQLRSEIQVLGKKMVDRLRRSGQPFLAYHPGLVRDKLAYHGCAELFQDLHSELIQYRRAQMIKQKFISEELIVDSHLRRDNGLCPLMPEEVGILLKALGYSQKAIIYLAGSEMFGGQRVLIPLRAMFPHLVDRTSLCSTEELSELVGPETPLPESTYKMPHRKSDKQLKEEWNKAGPRPRPLPPPPDRPIYQHEKEGWYGWLTENDTEPTPSLMDFRNQAHRLLWDALDFVVSVESDVFLPGFNNDGSGLPDFSSLVMGQRLYERPSSRTYRLDRKVIQELFNITREDMYHPNRNWTVRVREHLNSSLGESGIIRQSMFSKPRLFLSHPLPECSCRTSPLEDSRQIRSDDGRFLYGGEDECPKWMKSAGVEKSKTDDGDQPDYEHDLLTEQSETDEEFAKSKVASAFDQDEEWDPNDK from the exons ATGCCAATCCTAGAAACAGTTATCCTG CGCCCAGTTCAACAAACAACGGCTTTATTTACGCAAAGATATTTGGTGGATTTGACAAGATCAGATCTTCT GCTTCTAAATGCTACTCTTATCATTCCAGAGCTTCAAGAAAGTCTTCGCTCCAAAGGCATCAG CAACAAGTTCAAGAGTTTCTCCTATCTTTATGATGAAGAGCAGTTTATATCCTTTCTCAAAAATGATGTTATAGTTGCCAAGGCACTCCCTGAGAGCTTGAAAGCCGCGAGAAAAAGGAATGAGTTTCCTCTTTTTAAGCCCAAAAACTCTGCATCAACAAAATTCTACCTCGAGGAAGTTTTGCCAAAACTAAAGAAAGCGAATGTTATTGGATTGGTCGTCTCTGATGGGGGATGCTTGCAG TCCACTTTGCCAGCTTCAATGCCTGAACTTCAGAGACTAAGGTGTAGAGTTGCCTTCCATGCCCTCCAGCTTCGTTCAGAAATCCAGGTGCTGGGCAAGAAGATGGTTGACAG GCTACGTAGATCAGGTCAACCCTTCCTAGCTTATCATCCTGGCTTAGTGAGGGACAAATTGGCATATCATGGATGTGCTGAGCTTTTCCAG GATCTTCACAGTGAACTCATTCAGTATCGGCGGGCTCAGATGATCAAGCAGAAGTTTATTTCAGAAGAACTTATTGTTGACTCACACTTACGCAGGGACAATGGCTTATGTCCTCTCATGCCAGAAGAG GTTGGAATTCTTTTGAAAGCATTGGGTTATTCTCAAAAGGCGATTATATACTTAGCTGGTTCCGAAATGTTTGGCGGCCAACGTGTTTTGATTCCTCTGCGTGCCATGTTCCCTCATTTAGTGGATCGGACTTCCTTATGCAGTACAGAAGAATTATCAGAATTGGTTGGTCCTGAGACGCCTCTTCCAGAAAGTACATACAAAATGCCTCATAGAAAAAGCGATAAGCAGCTCAAAGAAGAGTGGAACAAGGCAGGTCCTCGGCCTAGGCCTCTCCCTCCTCCTCCAGACAGACCTATCTACCAGCACGAAAAAGAAGGGTGGTATGGTTGGCTTACAGAGAATGATACAGAACCAACCCCTTCACTTATGGATTTTAGGAATCAAGCACACAGGCTACTGTGGGATGCGCTTGACTTCGTTGTATCTGTAGAATCTGATGTGTTTCTCCCTGGTTTCAACAACGATGGTAGTGGGTTGCCAGATTTTTCGAGCTTGGTGATGGGTCAGAGGCTCTATGAAAGACCCTCATCACGAACATATAGACTGGACAG GAAAGTTATTCAAGAACTTTTCAACATTACACGTGAGGACATGTACCATCCCAACCGTAACTGGACAGTTCGTGTGAGGGAACATCTTAACTCAAGTTTGGGTGAAAGTGGGATTATCAGGCAGTCTATGTTTTCGAAACCCAGGTTGTTTCTTTCACATCCACTTCCTGAATGCTCATGCAGAACATCTCCCCTTGAAGATTCCAGACAAATACGAAGTGACGACGGCAGATTTCTCTATGGAGGTGAGGATGAATGTCCTAAATGGATGAAATCAGCTGGGGTGGAAAAGAGTAAAACCGATGATGGTGATCAGCCTGATTATGAACATGACCTTCTCACTGAACAGTCAGAAACTGATGAAGAATTTGCTAAAAGTAAGGTGGCTTCAGCTTTTGACCAGGATGAAGAATGGGATCCCAATGACAAGTAA
- the LOC108810766 gene encoding putative syntaxin-131, with amino-acid sequence MNDLLKGSSEFSRDRSNRSDIESAHGPGNSGDLGLAGFFKKVGEIDNQYEKLDKHLKKLQAAHEETKAVTKGPAMKSIKQRMERDVDEVGRISRFIKGKIEELDRENLENRSKPGCGKGTGVDRTRTATTIAIKKKFKDKISEFQTLRQNIHQEYREVVERRVFTVTGQRADEEMVDRLIETGDSEQIFEKAIMEQGRGQIMDTLAEIQERHDAVRDLEKKLLDLQQVFLDMAVLVDAQGEMLDNIENMVSSAVDHVQSGNNQLTKALKKQKSSRKWMCIAILILLIIIIITVVSVIKPWTQKHGGA; translated from the exons ATGAACGACCTCTTGAAG GGTTCGTCAGAGTTCTCGAGAGATCGATCTAATAGAAGCGACATTGAGTCAGCACATGGACCAGGTAACTCTGGAGATCTCGGCCTTGCTGGTTTCTTCAAAAAG GTCGGAGAAATCGATAACCAATATGAGAAGCTTGACAAGCATCTCAAGAAGCTTCAAGCGGCACACGAGGAGACTAAAGCCGTCACTAAGGGTCCTGCAATGAAAT CAATCAAGCAGAGGATGGAGAGAGATGTTGATGAAGTTGGAAGAATCTCTCGCTTCATCAAAGGAAAGATCGAAGAACTTGATAGAGAG AATCTAGAGAACCGGAGTAAACCAGGTTGTGGGAAAGGAACTGGAGTAGACAGAACAAGAACAGCCACAACTAT AGCGATAAAGAAGAAGTTCAAGGACAAGATATCTGAATTCCAA ACTCTAAGACAAAACATTCACCAAGAATACAGAGAAGTTGTTGAGAGGCGTGTGTTTACAG TGACTGGGCAACGAGCTGATGAAGAG ATGGtcgatagattgattgaaacaGGAGACAGTGAGCAGATTTTTGAGAAAGCAATCATGGAGCAAGGGCGAGGCCAG ATAATGGATACACTGGCTGAGATTCAGGAACGCCATGATGCTGTCAGAGATTTAGAGAAGAAACTCCTTGACCTCCAACAA GTGTTTCTTGATATGGCAGTGCTGGTGGATGCACAGGGAGAGATGCTAGACAACATAGAGAATATG GTCTCCAGCGCTGTGGATCATGTTCAATCCGGGAATAACCAACTAACAAAGGCACTAAAGAAACAGAAAAGTTCAAGGAAATGGATGTGCATTGCCATCCTCatccttcttatcatcatcatcattaccGTTGTCTCTGTTATCAAACCATGGACACAGAAACATGGTGGTGCTTAG